In one Acidobacteriota bacterium genomic region, the following are encoded:
- a CDS encoding carboxypeptidase regulatory-like domain-containing protein: MGEFGMKSRTASLLIFLLSVPLSLAVAQTTGTISGTVTDATSATVPGAKVVIRNVASGDQREVSTSATGQYTFPLLPPGNYEI; encoded by the coding sequence ATGGGGGAATTTGGCATGAAGTCCAGGACTGCAAGCTTATTGATTTTTCTACTCTCCGTCCCGCTTTCCCTTGCAGTGGCTCAGACCACGGGAACCATCAGCGGAACGGTAACGGATGCGACATCGGCAACCGTGCCGGGAGCGAAAGTGGTGATTCGGAATGTGGCTTCGGGAGATCAGCGCGAAGTCAGCACGTCAGCAACGGGGCAGTACACGTTTCCGCTGTTGCCGCCGGGCAATTATGAGATCTAG